The Ictalurus punctatus breed USDA103 chromosome 17, Coco_2.0, whole genome shotgun sequence sequence CAGTTGAGCACTTTGACAGGCCTTAACAGCACCTTGCGCAGGCAGAACAGAAAGCAGACGTGTTTCCATGACGCTGTGCTCTTTGCGCAATTCTCCTTTATGCCCCTTAAGCATGAGACCTACTTCCACTTTTTCACACCACACGTCAGTGTtaacaaaaaggaaaagcattTGAAGAAGTATAACTACAGATCTGACTCCATATTGTCAAGACTTTTATTCAGGTGATGACACGAGCAGAATATATCGACATGGTTTCTGTCATAACAGTGTTATTAATCGAGCATTTCGCTTGCTCATAAGCAAAACATTTCCTATAACGTAATGTTCTCATAGATTACTTATTATTTCTTCCTCTTTCAGCTCTGCTGTTCATTACAGTATTATAGCAGGCCGGTTATAGATCAATCACTGTAGTTGTTTGCTTTCTAGTGTATGTAGATAAAGGTTTATGAACAGACAAGTGGGGTTAAAGTGCAACGCAAGAGGCTGTAGACagttaaacattaataaaaaaaaatgattgggGAAGAGACGACTGAGCAACTTTATCTCAGGGTGTATtcggaaaaaaaagaaaatagctgTGTCATATGTGGTTTAGGTGTCAGGTAACACGTGATATGGAAGAAATCGTCAATGATATTACAAAACACACAGTGACATTAAGACgttcttaaataaatacacagttgGTCAATGATATATcaatataatctaatataaaCTAGTTTGTTGGAAGTGAAATGATCACTTGGGCCAGAGTTATAGGCTAACAATCATCCTCTTGTGGTGTTACTGTATTTTCTCACTTGGCTCTCATCTATTAAACTGCTGTCATAGCAGCTCGCAGTAATTCGTGGTAGTTCTTGAATActatacttttaatattgatgGAGTTAATGTTAGgtctttaaacactttaaagatctaaCTACTCATAGCAAGCATGTTTTCTGGTATCAAATGGATCGAGATGAACTGCGAACTGTAAGTAAACTGTATTTAATCAAACCTGGTGTTTTCGAATGCTCTACACTGAATGGAAATGGGTTCACGGTCTAGGATGTTAACATACACAGCTGTATAcagtacagaggcaaaattcaGTGAGCGCTATGGTCTGCTCACTGTTATATCTTTGAGACATAGGTTTAAGGAACCATAaaccagctgtgtgtgtttaccttgtCAGGCACAATAAGAGCCCTTGTCCACTGAAGCAGAATACAACCAGTGGCTACTTATTTGCTTTAACTGGACTGCCTCTGTTGTTATGGTAACACATCCGGTGTGCCTGTTGACATACAAGAAGAAGAACTAAATGGGCTAAGTGGATTTAACTCTTTCCTGGTATCACAAGGACAAAGCCTAAAGGGAGGTTTTAATACCTTTCATGGGGGAAGGGGGGGAGGAGTTTTGATCAGACTgatcatacatatatatatatatatatatatatatatatatatatatatatatatatatatatatatatatatatataaaatgtgtgtgtgtatatatatgtatatatgtatatataccgaTTTCTGATCCACTGCAGGTGAACTCGGATTAAATCGGAACCGTGTGTGAAAGCAATCCTGTCCTGGTGCCAGGATTATAATATTAAGGAGTAATTAACCAGAGTAAACCAACGTGATGGGTTGAACTTGTCACGTTACTTTATAATCCGTAAGTATGTAAACAAAGAAGGGAAGTTCTGAAAAGAAGCATCACTGAAATGGCATGGAGTATATGCAACAGGTGACACAGGAAAGGCGGACGCTAGACATGTGGGCCGCGCTAAGAAAAGCTTATATTAGGGGCCTTCCACCACACCCTACTCCAACAGTCTACAGCATGTCTTAAAGCCAGGTTCAACATACAACCACAAGCAGTAAATAAATTAGTTCATAGAATACACTACTACTATGTTATTTCACtgacatattttatatatatatatatatatatatatatatatatatatatatatatatatatatatatatatgcctgtTATgcgtgttttatatatatataaacacggaAGAACACACATTTTCGGCTAGCCGGAATGGGGACACCAATATGTAGAGTTCTGTACATTCATTAATATATTATGATACACGCTGTCTTGCAATCAGACGTTGTTTTCAGAACTTTCCTTGCTATAAGCCTCAAAGTTGGATTTGGACTGCTGAGCGTTCAGACAGCTTCAGATAAAAAAACGAGACGACAATGACCAAAGTTACCTTTCcacataatttatttaataaattttttgggaaattattattattattatcattgaaTCCATCATTTTGTGACAACACTTTTCATAGCTCAACGTGTGttgataaataagtaaaaaatacaTTGCTATTACTTTAATAAATACTTAATAAATACATCAGTTAAGTctatacaattaaaaaacaatgCACATGAAGGCATCCTAAACTATGGAAATACTGTACTGTTACAGTCCCTGATGAAAAACACGAGACAATATCGTTCAAGACAGATCTTGCCtggaaaacaaagaaataataatgataaaaaaaattttttacatttgttgtgTGTAAATTATAATAGAGggagatgttttttgttttgtttgttttgtttttttttaccaaaaggCTGTCAAGATCTAAGCCATTTATTCAAAAATGGGCACACTAGATCATAATGCTTTTGTTAAATGCTACATATCTCCCAGTAGAGGTAAAGTGCATTTCTTAGTGAGTACATGTAATAGCTATCATTTCAGGTTTGTCACATTGCTGGTTAAGTAGCCTATAAATCTTCTTTGTGTCAACTGGTAGTTTGGAATGGGTACAGACACAAGCACTGCTTACGTCAGTAGCACTAATATGGCACCTGATGCCTTTGACCAATGTAAAATTTGCCATTAGCAAAGCAAGCGAGTGGAAGACACAATGGTAGAAAGTACATAAAGGCAATAAAAATACATAGCTTTAGACTGCAAAGTGTGTATCAAAATAAATTTCCTATGGCCAGtaattaaagcaaataaataaacagacaatatTATGCCATATTGAAGAATCTTTGGAAAAGATTTGTAAAATGTcctttagaaaaaaattaaaattactCGGAAACAGACATGCGAGCAAAAACTGTGAGGCGTTTACTGGCTGCATTTTCAAAGGTGGGGGATTCAGAGCCACTTGAGCTCTCTGTGCTGCTGTAGCTCTCGTGGTCTGAGAGGGAATCGTCAGAGGCGAAGCGCTGTATGCTGGCGTGGCTGAAACCAAAGGCACTGCTTCGGTTCTCCTTCCCGGCGCATTTGCTTGCCGACGGCTCAAAGTTTGTTCCTTGGCCCCACACACAGTGCGAGGACTTCTGAGGCTCTATTAGCACAGAATGGTTATGGATGTCGCTCTCACCTCTGATCTGCGGGAATGGAAACATATCACGGCCCGTATCGTTAAAAGTAGGGGACAAGATGTCAGTTGGTGGAGGAGAAACTGATGGTGCGCGGCTGAAGCCCATGGATTCGTAGGATGCTGGTGGGGAGACACTGCGAGAGCCGAGGAAACCAGCAAAGCTTACGCTCTGGCGAAGAATTCGCCCTTGCTGGTTGGCAGCTGTTTGGGTCTTCTGGTTGAGTGTTTGAGGAGAGGAGAGTTTTTCCTCATGGATAAAGTGGCAGCGGCTTCCGTAGGGACAGTATCCAAAATTGTAGAACGTACGACATGCCTCTGTTTTGTACTTCGGATGCCGGTAAAGGCCTCGAAGCTCACTCTCACCGTGTGCAAACTGACACTTGTTACCATATTTGCAGCTGCCGTTCTCTTGGAAACTTCGACACAGCTCAGTCTTATACCGGTTTGAAGGCTGAGGAGCTAAAGGTGGGAATCCAGGTGGCGGTGGAAGTTCCAGAGACTTCATCTTGTTGTTGGGGAGATAGTTGTCAGTCAGACTCATGGATCGGTCAGCCCTGAACGGATACTGTGGTTTCTTCGGCACATTCTCACTCCATATGTCACACGGCCAGCCGAACGTGTCCTCGCTTAGTTTCTCAGAGCTGAGGCTCTTGGGCGAGAAGCAGGAAGACAGCTGACGGGGGACTGCTGGTTTCGCATGTTGCTTGGGGAACTCATCGTTCAGGCCGATCTGAATTAGGTTCTGAAAAGAATCGACAAAAGCAAGTTGAGTGAAATGGTTTTCAGGTCAACACAAGCAACATCAGCAAATATGCCACGTAGGAAGCGTGAGCTAAACTAAACAACAGAGTACGAGGAGGACATTCACACAGCGTCCACTAAAACTCCACAGgaaagaagaaacaaacaaacaaacaactataGAGTAGTAACTTACACGAATAAGTTCGTCGTATGTGTCCGACATACTTCAGTATAGAGTCTTCAGAGCTGGTGTGAGAGTGTCGCAAAGCGCTGCAGTCtttgagtgagagtgtgtgtgtgtgtgtatgtgtgtgtgacgtgGGAGAGAGTCTCTGTATTTATGGTCTCTCCACTGGGAGGGTTAACTCCTCCCCGTGATACTCctcatcctgtgtgtgtgtgtgtgtgtgtgtgtgtgtgtgtgtgtgtgtgtgagtgagtgtgtgtgagtgagagtgtgtgtgtacatttagaTGGCAGGAAAACACGTTTCAGTTTCGTCGAGTGTTTTAATGAGCTGAACGCTCCAGCGCGCGCGTTTACCGTAAAAGCTGTACCCGTGTAGAAACTTCTCGATGACGTAAACAAaatgatcatatatatatatatatatatatatatatatatatatatatatatatatatatatatatatatatatatatatatatataatgaacatAAAATCAGCATCTAACGCTAAATATAAACCGAGCTGAACTGTTAAGCAAATCGTGTTTCCTGCTCATATTGTTTTgtgaaacacatacacacacacacacacacacacaagcgcgcgcacgtttgtctttctgtccTTCAATTACTAATGAAGCTAATCAGTGCCtacacctaaccctaaccttaatctCAGTGAGgttgatatttttcattttcttcataaataaagtttattaaggAAAGTCCTGATCAGGTGTTCCTGTCATTGTGGGTACATTTGGTCCCCAGTAAAACTAAACATGCACCCCCTCCATAACTCCCTCATACCCACCTCCCACACTGCCTCCATCACAACTACATCAGCCTACATTTTCTCTTGTCATGACGTCATGGTACagtttaaaagttaaaaataaataaatacataaataagtaaTCTCATGAATTACTTTTGGCTAAAGGGTTAAACGTGATTCTCTATCATAGGCCActgttgtgttttcaatattctgttctgttgttgttgcacCTAGACAGGCATGAGTCATCTTATTGGCATGGATTGATGAAGCATACTTATAGAAAGTGTATGGTAAACAAAAATTCCCCGTTTACACCACGTTGGCCGCGAGGAAGCCGTAACTCTTGAAAAAGCACATGATTTAACTCGTCATATCTGTCTGTGATAAATCCCTGCCTGTAAGTCTCAActgttgctagctagctaaaaacaGACACACCTTCTcatgttcatttattaatagCCTCCTTTCCTtgagtgtctttttttttattttatttagaatttctctctctctctctctctctctctctctctctctctctctctctctctctctctctctataataTAAAGCATAAGGTATTCTGAAAAATTCCCTTGTGTCTTTTTGGAAGTTTTAGGCCTCTAAGCACTCCTGTTTCTTTTTTGGGAGGTGTCCGGGCAGTATGGAAACTCGCCCTCGTGACTCACcaaaggctgtgtgtgtgctttctttCACAggttgtaaaataataataataataataataataataataataataataatatgtaccGCATATTGAGGAGAGATTTTTCCGTCAACATAGTTTACATATATGTAGAAGGAACAATGTCATTCTGTGTCCGTATATGCTATACAAATGATTTCATTtgtcttatatttatataatgtttaaaattagtGGTTAAATTTGATATCTTACGCAACGTCCTTGCTGCAGGAATATACACTATTGTGGTTTCATGCACTAGCATTCCCCTCAGTAAAAATGACTGATATTGCACTATCAAACCATGATACTAGAACATGTTGAAACTGAggtgtatgtttttatttatttatttattattatttttaaaaaattttataaatgatTTTGCTGTATGTTGAATTTAAGTCATTTCACAGGCATACAGATGGTGTTTGGAATAATGATATACGCTTATGTAACCTGCTACTGAACCTTGTAACCCTACTTTCCATTCTGGTTCAGCTGTGTGGATCACTACCTTCTGTTTCCCTTCTGGGTAATGGATCAGTCCATTGTGTCTCATTCCCTGAACTTCATACAAACTTTCATAACTTACAGGAAGAGCTATTAAATCAAGCTCATGAATGGTGGGTGAGAAAAGAAGCTTTTGCTATCACTTCATTTTgagattgagtgtgtgtggtgtgtgtgtgtgtttcatcc is a genomic window containing:
- the zgc:162730 gene encoding mRNA decay activator protein ZFP36, with protein sequence MSDTYDELIRNLIQIGLNDEFPKQHAKPAVPRQLSSCFSPKSLSSEKLSEDTFGWPCDIWSENVPKKPQYPFRADRSMSLTDNYLPNNKMKSLELPPPPGFPPLAPQPSNRYKTELCRSFQENGSCKYGNKCQFAHGESELRGLYRHPKYKTEACRTFYNFGYCPYGSRCHFIHEEKLSSPQTLNQKTQTAANQQGRILRQSVSFAGFLGSRSVSPPASYESMGFSRAPSVSPPPTDILSPTFNDTGRDMFPFPQIRGESDIHNHSVLIEPQKSSHCVWGQGTNFEPSASKCAGKENRSSAFGFSHASIQRFASDDSLSDHESYSSTESSSGSESPTFENAASKRLTVFARMSVSE